The following proteins are co-located in the Callithrix jacchus isolate 240 chromosome 10, calJac240_pri, whole genome shotgun sequence genome:
- the P2RY2 gene encoding P2Y purinoceptor 2, with the protein MAADLEPWNGTINGTWDGDELGYRCRFNEDFKYVLLPVSYGVVCMLGLCLNAVALYIFLCRLKTWNASTTYMFHLAVSDALYAASLPLLVYYYARGDHWPFSTVLCKLVRFLFYTNLYCSILFLTCISVHRCLGVLRPLRSLRWGRAHYARRVAAGVWVLVLACQAPVLYFVTTSARGGRITCHDTSAPELFSRFVAYSSVMLGLLFAVPFAVILVCYVLMARRLLKPAYGTTGGLPRAKRKSVRTIAVVLAVFALCFLPFHVTRTLYYSFRSLDLSCHTLNAINMAYKVTRPLASANSCLDPVLYFLAGQRLVRFARDTKPPTGPSPTTPARRRLGLRRSDRTDMQRIEDVLGSSEDSRRTESTPAGSENTKDIRL; encoded by the coding sequence ATGGCAGCAGACCTGGAACCCTGGAATGGCACCATCAATGGCACCTGGGATGGGGATGAGCTGGGCTACCGGTGCCGCTTCAACGAGGACTTCAAGTACGTGCTGCTGCCTGTGTCCTATGGCGTGGTGTGCATGCTTGGGCTGTGTCTGAACGCCGTGGCACTCTACATCTTCTTGTGCCGCCTCAAGACCTGGAATGCCTCCACTACGTACATGTTCCACCTGGCTGTGTCTGATGCACTGTATGCGGCCTCCCTGCCGCTGCTGGTCTATTATTACGCCCGCGGCGACCACTGGCCCTTCAGCACCGTGCTCTGCAAACTGGTGCGCTTCCTTTTCTACACCAACCTTTACTGCAGCATCCTCTTCCTCACCTGCATCAGCGTGCACCGGTGCCTGGGAGTCTTACGCCCTCTGCGCTCCCTGCGCTGGGGCCGGGCCCACTATGCTCGCCGGGTGGCTGCGGGCGTGTGGGTGTTGGTGCTGGCTTGCCAGGCCCCCGTGCTctactttgtcaccaccagcgcTCGCGGAGGCCGCATCACCTGCCATGACACCTCGGCGCCGGAGCTCTTCAGCCGCTTCGTGGCCTACAGCTCAGTCATGCTGGGCCTGCTCTTCGCGGTGCCCTTTGCCGTCATCCTTGTCTGTTACGTGCTCATGGCTCGGCGGCTGCTAAAGCCAGCCTACGGGACCACGGGCGGCCTGCCTCGGGCCAAGCGCAAGTCCGTGCGCACCATCGCCGTGGTGCTGGCCGTCTTTGCCCTCTGCTTCCTGCCCTTCCACGTCACCCGCACCCTCTACTACTCCTTCCGCTCGCTGGACCTCAGCTGCCACACCCTCAACGCCATCAACATGGCCTACAAGGTCACCCGGCCACTAGCCAGTGCCAACAGTTGCCTTGACCCCGTGCTCTACTTCCTGGCTGGGCAGAGACTCGTCCGTTTTGCCCGAGATACCAAACCACCTactggccccagccccaccacccCGGCTCGCCGCAGGCTGGGCCTGCGCAGATCTGACAGAACTGACATGCAGAGGATAGAAGATGTGTTGGGCAGCAGTGAGGACTCCAGGCGGACAGAGTCCACGCCAGCTGGTAGCGAGAACACTAAGGACATTCGGCTGTAG